ATTACCTTACTGTCATCATCAATGTCAGGGGAACAAAACCAACATGCCAACAGCAACATAATCCAACACGAACCTTTACCTGCGAGTTCTAGTGACAACAATAAACGGCAACAAACAGTTCATTGGACTTTACAAGAGCACAAGTATGTATTAATTATATGTTTGTCGTTTGTTAATTATCCGTGTCATTTTATCTCTTACTTTTCATAACCTGTTTAAGTAAAGGCGAGACTCTTTGATACATGCCACAATACACAAAGATTGTAAAGGACATGGAAGTAATTGTTACCACTATATAATGATTTTAATGGTAGTAGGTTGTTATGTGTGTGTGTTGAGGGGAGAATACAATGTTACATATATGGATGAACAATGTATAATACTATAAATTTAAACAAGATAACACTTTTGTTATTATTGATGAAAGATGACAAGATAACTTTAAAAAGTACATGCACGCTGAGAATTTGTTACCTTATTAGTTTACTTAGCTTGTCTTGATAATGGCAAACATTAGGAGAAATTTTAGGAGCACATTTCTCTCATCTCCTTAATTGTGATCGGCTATAAAATTTGCTATTCATTCATTATATCAAACTATCTCTTTGGCAGGTTGTTTCTCCAAGGATACGAAGAATTAGGAAAACAATGGTCAAGAATTTCAAGTGAATATGTTAAAACAAGAACTTATTCACAAGTTGTTAGTCACTCTCAAAAATTCTTTAAACGCCAAGAGAGAAGAGCTAAAGGAGAAAATTTAAGAAAGAGTATGCTGGACATAACTGATTATCGTATGTGGTTTTTTCACcattctaaaaattatttaattttttactcaacTCTTTGAATTATTTAATCATGGtagttattctattttaattaatgttttatgtAGGAACTATAACATAATATATGTGTTTTATTGGACCAAAGAGAATTTACGAAAAGAGGAGGAAACTATTCAagcaagaaaaatatataaataatagacTGAATATTTGTTTTAGTAATATATTTAGTTTGGTTTAATTATTACCTTAGTTTTTTTTCTAAAATGTAAATTATGCCAATTTGACATTATTAGAGGGTAGCATATGGCTTAGTTTGATCAATGGTGTATAAATATAGGTATGTATAGAACAATGGTGTAAGCATTGAAATATTTGATCCCCTAGCTCTCTTGCTCTGATGGCAATGCCGAAGGAGTGGTGGGCTAGGCCTTATCTAAGGCCTCAATGGCTTTGCCGAAGGGACTTTAGGTGGGAACAGggtatctttttaaataattattagtttaaaatatattaatttaagtgagaactctttgaaaattttttataatagaatatagaatatttatgtataatttttatcaaaaatattatatacatactaaaAGTTAGTGACTAAATTAAtcatcatatattatatataaatacatatattgtctgatttaattttgcttcttaaaacatattaattatatACTGTTAAACGCTAACTAATAAAGTCAGAACGATAACATTTATAATAGCTACAAGTTACCGGAGATGGTTATTCACAGTGATTTGACATTTCTCTTAAATTCTATTCAAATTGCAACCATTTTCTCCTCAAGTTTAGAATAACGCACTTGCTTGTGATATACAATAATCACTATTATAACCAAAGTAACTTTCATTCAAACcacaattttagaatttaaactaAGATTCAAAATGCTATCAATACTAACTAAGATGACATTTCGAAGCATTTTCCATAATTGAATCAATGATTTTGTATAGATAGCCAAGCAAGTTCATTGACCTATCTCCAAGACATAGCTCAACTCAGATCAAACAATTAAAGGCTGAGTGAGTAACTTTACTTTCGTTCAGAATCTTAATGGTGTTAAACCATAAATGAATCaaaattgtaatatatatatagacaTTCATAAATTTCCAATAATAActagttaaataattaaaattacacTAATTAATTTACATGGATTAGCTCCCAAAATCAGAGAAACACCAGAATATGAACACAAAAATCAGCTAAGTAGGGGGATACAACTTGGGAAAAGAACACAAGAGGGTAAAAATAATGCAAAATAATAACAatacaacaaaaaatacaaaCTAGGAGAAAAACCACCCAAGAATTTTTGGTGGTTGTGCGCACGAGCTTTCATTTCACACGCTGCCACAGAAACAAACATCCTCTGAAAAACGGAAGCACGACTTATCTACCAAAACAATGTGATAGGAGCCTCTTGAAACTTGTTGCAAAACCAGATAGATGGAGTCACAGAGTAACACTGCCACATGTATGTAGCTTAATATAGAATAAACCGAAGAAAAATGTCATTGGAGTATGGGGCTGTGTCTAACTCAACGGCAGCATTAGGTGATTGTAATTTGCAGTTCTACCACTTAATAATCTAGTATCACGTGAAATGATCTTGTCGTACAACCGTAATTAAGTTAAAAGGTGGTGACCCGTCTTCTTCCTTTTGTTTCCAAGACTCACCATTGCCTTGGATATACCATGTTACTTTCGGGGACAACGGACTATACAAATCTGTACAGGAAGGGTAATTAGGCAATGATCATTTCCAAAAATAACAGAAGTTTCTTAACTGAAACATTATAAGAAAATATGAAACAATGAGGCATTACCTGTAGAGACTGGAGGATCTGGCTCTCTTGTACTATGCAATACTACTGTGCCAGATAATACAGTGATAAAACCACATAGCTCTGATGCAATGCTGCTTATACTTTGACCAGAatagtcctaataagaaaaagaggaTAAAAAATTACAACAGATAATTAAACAGTTGATGTGTCAGATAATTCATTCTTTTAGGGCacactttttgttttgttttagtaAATACTAACCTTAAACATGATTGCACTAGCTAATATTGTAAAAGATGTGAACAAGGCATAATAGATTGGAGACACAACTGCAGTGTTAAATGTATCCAACGCCTGCAAATATGAAAGTGTTTTTCACCATATAACTCCACGCAAATAATGCAAACAAAAGTtatggaaaataaaaaatttgaatccaGCCTTCTAGATCATCAATTGTTAGTCTAGGTCAAGCATGACATAGATGTTATTTGGGTTAGAAGATTACACATTAAACTTCTAGATTAGCTTTTAGCTTTCAAATAATTTCTTCAATTGGAAAGTGACTTTAACTAAAATCTTCAATATGAACATGGAACAGAAAGAAATGCAAGAATGATAATCAGTGGTgatcaaagaaaaataaactggACTTGTGGTCCATAAAACTATAATCACCTCCAACAAAGAGAGGTGTTTCCTCATATTAAGCAGATAACATATAATAGAAAGTCTAAACATGAAAGCATATCATTTCTTACAAAAGGAATACAAACTTATGTGGCTCTaagtttttatttcaaatatcaAAAATTATGTTCACATTTTAAAGGAAACAAAACCGATAGTGATACTAAGTCACTAACCATGTTAAGATAATTTAATTGAGTAATGATGCAGGAAACAGCGACCATCAGAAAGATCCATGTCTGATAGTAGACAAGCTGATTTGCACCTTCTAATGTAAGTTTTATAGCAATTCCGATTGCTTTAACACTCATGacctgaaagaaaaaaaaaagagaaaagaaaacattTATCAGAAGTGTAAAGCAAAACATGACACGAGGTATAGAATTCTGCCAACCATTAAAATGTAAGGTAGATTGGGTTGGAAGAGTCGCTTACAGTCAAGGATCCAATGACAGAGCATATTCCAATATAAACGAGAATATTAGTTTGGCCATAGCGCGGAACACAATATAAGATCAAGAATAATGTTACAGCCATAGCAGAGGCAGTGTACAAGAGGAATGCTGCATGGCATAACAGAAATCAGGACCACTATGAGGGGCAAAAATGGAGACAACAAAACCAGAGTCTACATGTCGTAGTGAATATAACTGAGTGAAAGAAACCACAGAACAGATATACGGGCAGCACACCTGGTTGAACAGCCAATAGCCAAATTTCTTGAACAGAAGTAAGAGACTTCTCTTGAGGCGCATGGAGTACAATAACAGTCGATCCCACAATGCACATAAGACACCCCAACATGCCCATTCTCTGCAGCTTCTCCTTAAGCATGAAATGTGCCAACACAGCACTGTCCCATTTCCAcaaaccacaaaaaaatattataattacatAATCATATATCTATCAACAGGTTGTAACAAAAATGGCAGAAATGGCAGAAACATGTAGGATAAAGTCGtttctcaaaattttaaaatggCAAATTTGTTTCCATTGTCCAAAAAAGGGTGCCAGAATATGAATACAAGTATGTGGTATGATACACAAAAACTCAATTTTATGAAAGGAAAATAGGTACAAAGACAAGAAGTTTAAGGTAACAACAGTATTTGATGTAAATACTCATGCAGACATACTTGAGTATAAAAGAATTAGAACATTGAAATCCTCAATAACTCTACTTTATTGATTCCTCATTATTTTAGTTTACCAAATTGGGAATCTACTCAAATTAAAAAATCGGAGCTTTTACCTAACTATAATACTCAAAGCACCAAGAGGAGTAACAAGAACAGCTGGGGCATAAATGTATGCTACgaaattagcaatctctccaacaATCACTGTAATCAAACACACTCCAAAATCAGCTAAGAAAACACAAAAAAGGTTGAACATTAAAATCATAAAAGGTTATGGCGCAGTGTAATACTAACTAGTAATCATTCCGAGCCACCAGAGAGGCTGAAGCAGATAACCATAGCCTCCAACACCTGCGAATGGAAATCAACACAATgaaattgttattaattaattaattaattgagtaattagagtgaattagagaagaagaaggggaagTAACTGGCACGAGGGCCATTGGCGCGTGCGCGTTGAAGGCCCTTTTTCTTGATGATGAAACTGGAACCGATGAAGGCGCTAGAAACCAACGCCAACACGAACCCAGTCAAATTGCTGGAGTACATCGATAAGGATGAATGGGTGAATTCGAAGCTTGCatgtaaagaagaagaagaagatgaaggtgTACGGATGGAATGGAACCCTAAATTGGAGTTGGAGTTAGAAGTTGAAAGTTGGTTGCAAGTGTTGTGGTGTTGGTGTTTGGTTTTTCCCTCTTTTTTTGGGAATCAAAAGTTAAAAAAGTGTCGCGCTTTCTTTTTTCGTGTTTAGTGTGTAACTGCTGATGGTGGTGTTGTGCTGTAGTGTGTGTCCTGTGTCGTTATTCAGGGCTGCTTTGGGATTTGTGAAGCGTCCGGCTTTTGGTGGTATTCAATGGAGGAACCAACTATGCAACCTTCTTAGCCTGCCCAGTTGGACTCCCTCATACAACccattctaatatatattttttattttgtaaaaaaaataaaaataaaaaaaattattgtttttattttttttacaaaatttaaaaaacagaaaacattgaaaatgaaaataaaaaataaaaatacaaactaaacaCACCTTAATTTATCACATATCTGAATTTCATTTAAGAAGTTACAGCTGGTGAATGAATGAATTACTGCATACTATAATTAACATTCTAATTAGattaatacttatttaaatgaataaataaattaattactcgatcaattcaaattaatttacCATTTTATTTGACTAATACTATaggctaatattttatttttatattattagaatttaaaatttaatataaaaatatttttatgagcaagaataataaaatttatcaattttattgtatgttctcatttttttataaattaaaaatttttaatatttttgaatgcactaattttatttttatttttacatggTATTTAAATACAAGtatctttaatatatattttttaaattttagttttaattatacaatttttttcacAGTAATTTAATACGAATAATTACGCGACGTGGGCTAACTTCTTATGCAATAAGGGAAGAAATCACACACTCACTTAAGATAAGATAATCAACTCACTAAGTCATTATCTTTTTCTATAAATAGTCCAATAAACTCAGGTATTTCTCAATCCAATTCTCATATTACAAaagtaattataataaaatataataaatttaaaatttttcataattttattaataataaaaaaattatttatatatttaattatgtgttAACAGGTCAGACCTGACAAGCCAATAAAGCTAATTAGTAAACCTGGGCCTCGCAGCCTCGCTTATTAACATATTAAGGGTTTTATAAGAGTCGAAACTTGTGTCTATTTTATAACAGACCAGATAAGACCAGGCTAAACAGACCTTGACAGACCACCTACATTTTTTCACCCCTACATACAACCAGTTTTAGATTCGCTTCGTAACaatgattatattatttaataaaaaaaattatataattgattaaaaaatatatttttttaagtccAAAAACAGTATATTTtatagaaattgaaaaaaaaaattctattttgattcttgaatttttattaaaaactcataagttttggatgaaaataaaaaaatatgtttaatcaatcatataattttatttttttaaataacatatttatatattataaaaatttttaatgttaaattattataaaaaaaatatataattaaaaataaaaatttaaaaatattttataaaaatacttgtatttaaacgatatgtaaaaaattaaaattaatgcatttaaagatattaaaaattttgaattaaaaaaatcaaaaaaatgataaatagacTAATTTAGTACACGATTTAAGAACTAGAATGAGTTCTTTAATATAAAGTTAGGAACTGATTTGGTACATTTATACTGATACATAACGGATGATATGTGAACGAATAATGTTACAACATGCGGCACAAACAGACACCTGatcaaataatattttgatatgtgGCACAATTATCCACGTCAGTATGTCACGTGTCACTTATCGATTTATCATTTTATCTTTGCATGTGACCAAATTATTATGTGACACATGTCACTAATAATCCACTTTGTAAACCACATTAATTTGCCGTTAATAAAAAATATGTCAAAGATTAATAtaatacactttttttttcaatatcaaaaatataattaatacaattaaaatttcataaataattttaataaacatctcaattttaaaaattaatttgaggtTTATCTCCACTATTGTAGTTCTAATTAATAATCATTAAAATTTGTCTATTCTAGTATCATTATTGTTATGATCTTATATCCACAAAAAATGAGATCGCTGAAGCTATTATCAAACAGGAAAAATTACTCATTATACAATTAGTAACTTTAAGCTTGCTACATCAtgaattttagttaaaaatattattaacttATCGTTAATATAGAATTGTAATAACCATAAATATAACTACGAATTTACCAAAACTGGAAAGTTGATATTTATCAAATCAGTTATCAACAACTTACTTATTTATTATCTGAGTTTGTACAAGATGCCAAACACGGTTGCATGAAGAATTATCTCATTATAGAGAaaattcttttggaaaaaggatgaTGGACGATATGCCACTAGTAAAATGGGAGATGGTTCAGGCACCAAAGAAGTTAGGAGGATTGGAGTGGGTAATGCGATGGTGCAGAATACGATTTTATTGTCTAAATGGTGGTGGCAGTTCTCTAAAGAGGATTGTCCCCTATAAAAAAGGATTGTATGCTCTTGTAATAGCTTGAACCCAAATCACCTGCTGTCCACTCAGATATTGCCAAAGAGGGGAGGACCATGGAGAGACATATGTCAAGTGCAAATAAAGGAGCAACATGTCAGACAGAAGATGATTGATGGACTTGCTATGGAAGTAGGAGATGGTAGGGCTACCAGATTTTGGGAAGATAAATGGCTCCAAGTGAGAAAGATGAAAGACAATTTTTCGAGACTCTTCttgatttcaaacaaaaaaaatcagttattggggattgtgggttctgggatgggATAGAGTGGGTGTGGCACTTCCAATAGAGAAGAGAGCTCCAATAATGGGAGACAAATGTACTGGACCAGTTACTACTTGTCCTGCAATCTGTTAGATTGATAACAGATGTGCAAGATAGAGTGGTGTGGAGGTTTCACAAGAAAGGCGTTTAttcaactaactcatttgtgcatgTTTTGCAGGAAGAGACTATGGATGAGGAGCTTCTGAGCTACAGGTTCACAAAAGACATTTGGAAAGGCCTAGTTCTGCCACGAGTGGAACTGTTCTCCTGATTTGTTTTCGTAGGCCGAGTCAATACAAAGGATCGGCTTAGTCGATTGGGTGTCTTACAACAGAATGACATTATGTGTATGCTGTGTAAGAAAGATGCTGAAAATATACAATATCTGTTTATTACCTGTGAATACTCTTGACAGGTGTGGTGTGGTTGGATATCGGCGTTTGGACAAGAGTGGATTATGCCCGGTACTGTGAAACAACAATTTCAGAGTTGGAGAGCTGTCCTAATGAGAAAAGAGATACGCAGGTATTGGCTAGTTGATTTCTTCTCAGTAATATGGACTATATGATTACGTAGAAATGATGTCATTGTTCACAACAAGAAAATAGGGGTTACAGACTGCATGGATCAATCCTTTTCATATGTCAGAAAATGGTGTTGTAAATAATTCATATTATTGATAGCAATGCCAGAGATGACATAAGAATTGTACAACTATTttaatgtattttgtatttcatgTTCTACATGTGTGTTgagctttttctttaaaaaaaaaaaaaactacgaaTCTACCATAAAATTTTGCCATCTTCCATTTATTAATTTACTCATCATAAGAACTATAAAAAGTGCTCATTTAAATAACTACAAAAGATGTAGAGTCATTTGGTAACCACACAATATTATCTCCGTTTGTTACTGACCAAACTCAAATATAAGGCAATATAGTCCAtcaattttttagaaattattccAATAAACTAATTTTCTAAAACTTGatcatttttattctaaaattcgATTAAACCACTGACATATAGAATCTAGTACTAACAATTCGATCGATTAATTTGATTGATCAACTCAACTAGAATTTagcaaattattttattttcagaatttaATCTTTAgagtaaaatagtggtttatttactctgatttttttttcttttttctggtcAAAATTCTGAAGAGTTTTTGACTTTTTGTCCTTGTGTTTTTGGTGGGTTGttctaattttctttgttttcaaacCGTTTTGCTTTGCCCCTTCAGATGGCTCATAAATTCGGTCTGGTCTGTACGCTAAGAAATGGTTGGACCGAATAttgttattaataaataataatggtcAAAATACCAATTTATTTCATTGCAAGGTTTTCTTAGTCTCTAATCGACTCtcatattcttctttttctttaatcattaatatttagaaTTTTAGATTCCACTCAATTTTGACTAGAATAAGTTAATTcaagttgattttttttaaaagaagcaTTTATATTTTAATAGGGATTAACTGATTAAGTCACGGAAATAGATATGTGAATGTGACTATCCAAGTGTCCCTAATATTCTTCTTATAACTAATTTAACTTTAATTTGCTTCTACTATAAAAATATTTgtgtaaaaagagaaataaataaataattttgatttacACAAATcacaaaatatcaaataaaaaaaattcatcctAGCTCACTTTTTTACttatcaattatattatatatcgaTATAAAGAATTAAAGACCATTTTAATACTTCATTTGCAAATACAATTaagtagtaaattttttttaaataatttataattatcgtCGAACTTTCATAAGTTACTTATTCCCCTAATTGAGCAATTATTAATGGTAAAAACTAAAAAGGACTCAAAAAGAAAATGGATGCTAAAATGGGATACATGTGATCTTAGTACAACAAGATACATTGATCCAATTTAAAAAAGTGGTAAAGTAAAATTCTCTGGCCTCAtttaagtataaaaaataaatcttaataactaagtaattaattaatttattaataaaatattgtttTGTTGGCACCGTTTGAGAAGTAGGTAGACTTTTTTTCCGGTATTCCCAGCTCAAGTTGTCAAAtgatgttttgtttttatttgatttgtctCATTTCatcacttttctttcttcttcccatggtttctctttcattttttttattttccaacaCTAATCTTACTAAGAAATTGTATTATtgtcttttcttaattaataaattaggaGATCAATatttttagagaaaaataaaaaattagtaaaatagaaaaaaaacaagatttatatataattaaaaatataaattaaatacataaaatttaaattctgcaaaatttaaatgataaaatatttcgCTTTATCGAACACATTTATAATTATGATGTCAAAATATCTTaagacataaattaaaatttttattattatgtttaaatgtaaaataaatataaaaatattaattatttaatatttttattttaaattagtattaGTAATTTTCTTAtcattacaaaaaataataaagatgaagaataatttaaaaataattaacaatattATTGGGAGCAATAATTCACTTCTCTTAGTTAGTATCATTGAATAATTAATGACTACAaatccataataataataataataattaatgaacaACTACCAAGTCCAAAGGAACACAGAGACACAAAAACACAACACAAAGAAAGTAAACAAAGATCAAATGAGTCATGGGAGAGAGATGGAAGGTGGTTCAAGCTCAAAGATTGAGTTTTTGATCTGGCTATCTCAGGTCATGGGAGGTCTTTGTTCAAGGTCTTCTTCACAAGATGATGACATGGTTTTTGTTTCCAAGACTGGTGGTGGTGGAAATGTTATTCTTGGTGGTACCACCaacaatggtggtggtggtggtggtggcagcaCCAATGGTGGTTCCTCTTTCACTACTGCACCTGTTGTTGGTGAAACAATGGAGAGGAATATGAATATGCATGCTGAGATTAGTGGCAATACTAATGATGAGGAATTCTATGATGGAATTCCAAGGTTCAGTGATACTTGTTCACACAACAAATCTAGGTCTGGAAGGTCTAAGGTTTGGTTTTCAACTTTCAATTCTCTAATTTTTGGTTTTTAGATATGTATTACTGTTAGTAATGTTGATTGCTATGTATTTTGTGATGCTTTTAATCTCAATTTCTGCTGAATTCGCTCACAAATATTTAACCTGGTGAGTTTATTAGGGTTTGGAATGAAAGTTGTAGGACTATACTAGCGGATAGGTGAGGTGTTAGTAGTTTCAGAGTCTTTTAGGTTATTATATAATGTAATCAGGAATGAAAGGGAGAAGAAAATCTTTAGTTTGTTGGTTTAGTTTCGCGGTTAATTTTCGTGGAATACTGTTGAACATGGAAAAGGGAACAAAAGATTGATTTATTTCTATGATGAAATTGGTATCTCAAAATATTCATAACAATACTAATGCTTGATTGGTTTAAGTAGTTCGGCACTTATTTTCGATTAGTGAGTTTTCGGGTTGAAACTAACTAGCCCTGTGAGAATCAAAACCCTTAAGCTTAGTTTTCGATTAGTTGATGCTTTAGATAAGTAAATTAGAATACTCATACCAATCACAAAGGTTTGGTTTGTGGTTTTGTACTTCTGGACTCAATTGACTTGCTTTTCAATCTGTAATGTATGAGGAATGAAAAAGGGTCTTCTTATTTCAGGTCTCAGAGGTGGGTTCACGCCTCGGTAAAGCTGGTACAATTGGATTTGGGAAGGCAGTTGAGGTTTTGGACACACTTGGGAGTAGCATGACAAATTTAAATGCCGGAAGTGGGTTTGTTTCTGCGTCAGCCATAAAGGGGAACGAGATTTCTATCTTGGCATTTGAGGTGGCAAACACTATTGTCAAAGGCTATAATCTCCTGCAATTTCTTTCTAGCAAGAACATTCAACATTTGAAAGAAGAGGTGCTTCTTTCAGAGGCTGTGCAAGATTTAGTGTCAAAAGATACAGATGAACTCCTATGGATTGTTGCTTCTGACAAGAGGTAAGCATAAGATTTAGTCGAAGTTATTTGGCTTATGTTTCATTAGGAACCTCACTTTCAACTTTATGACCTATGTACCTGTGTATGATTTTGGATCTTGTTTTCAGGCAGGAGTTGAAAGTGTTCTCTGATGAGGTGATTCGTTTTGGAAATCGATCGAAAAATCCTCAGTGGCACAACTTAGAGCGTTACTTTGAGAAGTAATATAAATTGTACTCACTCAATTCTTCTAGCCTTTCGTTCATTCAAACCAAATATGTTTAGCTCCTCATATATTTATTCTAGCTGCTTTTTTGTTGTAAATTTTGGAACTAGCAGAGA
This region of Arachis hypogaea cultivar Tifrunner chromosome 8, arahy.Tifrunner.gnm2.J5K5, whole genome shotgun sequence genomic DNA includes:
- the LOC112707992 gene encoding probable magnesium transporter NIPA6 isoform X2, which codes for MYSSNLTGFVLALVSSAFIGSSFIIKKKGLQRARANGPRASVGGYGYLLQPLWWLGMITMIVGEIANFVAYIYAPAVLVTPLGALSIIVSAVLAHFMLKEKLQRMGMLGCLMCIVGSTVIVLHAPQEKSLTSVQEIWLLAVQPAFLLYTASAMAVTLFLILYCVPRYGQTNILVYIGICSVIGSLTVMSVKAIGIAIKLTLEGANQLVYYQTWIFLMVAVSCIITQLNYLNMDYSGQSISSIASELCGFITVLSGTVVLHSTREPDPPVSTDLYSPLSPKVTWYIQGNGESWKQKEEDGSPPFNLITVVRQDHFT
- the LOC112707992 gene encoding probable magnesium transporter NIPA6 isoform X1, translated to MYSSNLTGFVLALVSSAFIGSSFIIKKKGLQRARANGPRASVGGYGYLLQPLWWLGMITMIVGEIANFVAYIYAPAVLVTPLGALSIIVSAVLAHFMLKEKLQRMGMLGCLMCIVGSTVIVLHAPQEKSLTSVQEIWLLAVQPAFLLYTASAMAVTLFLILYCVPRYGQTNILVYIGICSVIGSLTVMSVKAIGIAIKLTLEGANQLVYYQTWIFLMVAVSCIITQLNYLNMALDTFNTAVVSPIYYALFTSFTILASAIMFKDYSGQSISSIASELCGFITVLSGTVVLHSTREPDPPVSTDLYSPLSPKVTWYIQGNGESWKQKEEDGSPPFNLITVVRQDHFT